A single region of the Candidatus Binatia bacterium genome encodes:
- a CDS encoding vanadium-dependent haloperoxidase — protein MLNLLRRSFALAAAVLIAIPAAASAQSIARQWNELNLEATRRDLARPTVHARNLFHTSVAMWDAWAAYDEYALTYLNHERASAGDVAAARAEAISFAAYRVLSSRFATSVGSAVTLPALDAKMDALGHDRNFTSEVGDTPAALGNRIAAAVLAFGAADGSNEANGYINQFYLPSNPPILPALSGNPDLVDPNRWQPIALDFFIDQAGNTIPGGYPEFLSSEWGIVTPFALSPADLTIYNRGGFDYWVYHDPGVPPEFGGATNDEYHTTFEQVLEWSARLDPADGVMIDISPNARGNNTLGTNDGMGYAANPKTGLPYEPEVVLAGDYYRTLAEFWADGPDSETPPGHWFVLANDVADHAEHQSRIGGVGPVVDPLEWDVKVYLTLGGAMHDVAISAWGTKGWYDSVRPVSVLRFLADLGQRSDPLELSYHADGIALEPGRVEVVALATVAPGERHEHLAGPGNVNVGKIAARAWRGPDYIADPLTDTAGVDWILVENWWPYQRPSFVTPPFAGYVSGHSTFSRAAAEVMTQLTGDAYFPGGLGEFEAPQDAFLVFENGPSIDVTLQWATYFDAADECSLSRIYGGIHPSGDDIPGRFMGAAMGPDAVALATSYFGPHPTLELSRATAWPRSQGRGKISLKGTLRTGVYGATDVLDVSSGFEVTVTDDLTLNEVGVLDADDCVTKKNGKIRCRSDDKTLKVTFKPSKQTPGEYGITVKIKGRDFGEPVAGPIRVDLAAAGVEWAGRITLCAGLNAKVVCKN, from the coding sequence TTGTTGAATCTACTACGTCGATCCTTCGCGCTTGCCGCGGCCGTTCTCATTGCAATTCCTGCTGCAGCGAGTGCGCAATCGATCGCCCGCCAGTGGAACGAGCTGAACCTGGAGGCCACTCGTCGCGATCTGGCGCGTCCCACGGTGCACGCCCGCAACCTCTTCCACACGTCGGTCGCGATGTGGGACGCTTGGGCGGCGTACGACGAATACGCGCTGACTTATCTGAACCACGAGCGCGCGTCCGCCGGTGACGTGGCCGCGGCGCGCGCCGAGGCGATCAGCTTTGCGGCGTACCGGGTCCTCTCGTCACGGTTTGCGACGTCGGTGGGTAGCGCCGTCACGCTCCCGGCGCTCGACGCGAAGATGGATGCGCTTGGCCACGACCGGAACTTCACGAGCGAGGTGGGCGACACGCCGGCCGCTCTCGGAAACCGCATCGCCGCCGCGGTCTTGGCCTTCGGCGCCGCCGACGGCTCGAACGAGGCGAACGGCTACATCAATCAGTTCTACCTCCCATCGAACCCCCCAATTCTTCCGGCGCTGTCCGGAAACCCCGATCTCGTCGATCCCAATCGGTGGCAGCCGATCGCACTCGACTTCTTCATCGATCAAGCGGGGAATACTATTCCGGGTGGGTATCCCGAGTTTCTGAGCTCGGAGTGGGGGATCGTTACGCCGTTCGCGCTGAGCCCGGCGGATCTCACGATCTACAACCGAGGTGGGTTCGACTATTGGGTCTACCACGATCCGGGCGTGCCGCCGGAGTTCGGTGGCGCGACGAACGACGAGTACCACACGACGTTCGAGCAGGTGCTGGAGTGGAGCGCTCGCCTCGATCCCGCCGACGGCGTAATGATCGACATCAGCCCGAACGCGCGCGGGAACAACACGCTCGGCACCAACGACGGAATGGGCTATGCGGCCAATCCCAAGACGGGGCTCCCCTATGAGCCAGAGGTCGTTTTGGCGGGAGACTACTACCGGACCCTGGCAGAGTTCTGGGCCGATGGCCCCGACTCCGAGACGCCGCCGGGACATTGGTTCGTGCTCGCGAACGACGTGGCCGACCACGCGGAACATCAGTCCCGCATCGGCGGCGTCGGCCCCGTCGTCGATCCGCTCGAGTGGGATGTGAAGGTCTACCTCACCCTCGGAGGCGCGATGCACGACGTCGCGATCTCCGCGTGGGGGACGAAGGGTTGGTACGACTCCGTGCGCCCGGTCTCGGTCCTGCGTTTCCTCGCGGATCTGGGCCAGCGCAGCGATCCGCTCGAACTGTCGTATCACGCGGACGGCATTGCACTGGAGCCGGGTCGCGTCGAGGTAGTCGCTCTCGCGACCGTCGCTCCCGGCGAGCGCCACGAGCACCTCGCTGGCCCGGGCAATGTCAACGTAGGCAAGATCGCCGCGCGAGCGTGGCGTGGACCGGACTACATCGCGGATCCGTTGACGGACACCGCTGGCGTGGACTGGATCCTCGTCGAGAATTGGTGGCCGTACCAGCGCCCGAGTTTCGTCACGCCGCCGTTTGCCGGCTACGTCTCCGGGCACAGCACGTTCAGCCGGGCGGCGGCCGAGGTGATGACGCAGCTGACGGGTGACGCGTACTTTCCCGGTGGTCTGGGTGAGTTCGAGGCACCGCAGGATGCGTTTCTCGTGTTCGAAAATGGTCCGAGCATCGACGTGACCCTTCAGTGGGCCACGTACTTCGACGCTGCCGACGAGTGCAGCTTGTCGCGGATCTACGGTGGCATCCATCCTTCCGGGGACGATATCCCCGGCCGCTTCATGGGTGCTGCCATGGGCCCCGACGCGGTGGCTCTAGCGACGTCCTACTTCGGTCCTCATCCGACGCTCGAACTCTCCCGCGCGACCGCGTGGCCGCGTAGTCAGGGCCGCGGAAAGATCTCTCTGAAGGGAACGCTTCGGACTGGCGTCTACGGGGCGACTGACGTTCTCGACGTGTCTAGCGGGTTTGAGGTCACCGTGACGGACGACCTCACCTTGAATGAGGTCGGCGTCCTAGACGCGGACGACTGCGTCACGAAGAAGAACGGCAAGATCAGGTGCCGCTCGGACGACAAGACCTTGAAGGTCACGTTCAAGCCTTCGAAGCAGACCCCGGGTGAGTATGGGATCACCGTGAAGATCAAGGGTCGGGACTTCGGGGAGCCCGTCGCGGGGCCCATTCGCGTCGACCTTGCGGCCGCCGGAGTCGAGTGGGCAGGGCGCATCACATTGTGCGCCGGCCTGAACGCGAAGGTCGTCTGTAAGAACTGA
- a CDS encoding nitronate monooxygenase, which translates to MKFDNRITRLLSIETPIVQAPMGFIARAQLASAVSNAGALGIIETSSGQLDAIRDEIRKMRELTDKPFGVNVAQAFVRDPSIIDFVIEQRVRFVTTSAGDPRKYTSTLKAAGLTVFHVVPTLRAALKAVDAGVDGLVVEGGEGGGFKNHKEVSTMVLLPLVRSKVDVPIIAAGGICDGATMAAAFALGAEGVQMGTRMVSAAESPVHENWKSAITGAAETDTVLLKPAGAPALRCIRTEKTAALERDPDSAMTEMMGHVDDVYFKGEIEKGIALTGQVAGRIDAVRPVAEIIDDMKHGFFETLEGLASNYPS; encoded by the coding sequence ATGAAGTTCGACAACCGAATCACCCGCCTGCTCAGCATCGAAACCCCGATTGTTCAAGCCCCGATGGGGTTCATCGCGCGCGCCCAGCTCGCATCGGCCGTCTCCAACGCCGGCGCCCTCGGAATCATCGAAACGTCGTCGGGGCAGCTCGACGCCATTCGCGACGAGATCCGCAAGATGCGCGAGCTCACAGACAAGCCATTCGGGGTGAACGTCGCACAGGCCTTCGTCCGCGACCCGAGCATCATCGACTTCGTGATCGAGCAGCGCGTTCGATTCGTTACGACCTCGGCCGGCGATCCCCGGAAGTATACGTCGACGCTCAAGGCGGCCGGCCTGACAGTCTTCCACGTCGTGCCCACATTGCGCGCGGCACTGAAGGCCGTCGATGCCGGCGTGGACGGCTTGGTCGTCGAGGGCGGTGAAGGCGGCGGCTTCAAGAATCACAAGGAAGTCTCGACGATGGTCCTACTGCCGCTCGTGCGCTCGAAGGTCGATGTGCCGATCATCGCCGCGGGCGGGATCTGCGACGGCGCAACGATGGCGGCGGCGTTCGCGCTCGGCGCCGAGGGCGTACAGATGGGGACGCGAATGGTCTCGGCCGCCGAGTCACCCGTCCACGAGAATTGGAAGAGCGCGATCACAGGGGCGGCAGAAACCGACACCGTCCTCCTCAAGCCGGCCGGAGCACCCGCCCTACGCTGCATCCGAACCGAGAAGACAGCCGCGCTCGAGCGCGATCCGGACTCGGCCATGACGGAGATGATGGGTCACGTCGATGACGTGTACTTCAAGGGCGAGATCGAAAAGGGCATCGCGCTCACCGGCCAGGTTGCCGGCCGCATCGACGCCGTACGACCCGTCGCCGAAATCATCGACGACATGAAGCACGGCTTCTTCGAGACGCTCGAGGGGCTGGCGTCGAACTATCCGTCCTGA
- a CDS encoding GreA/GreB family elongation factor, protein MGTRTRKRPDESRKPGQITPDGYAALQRQSEELWKQSRVVADAVAVAAAEGDRSENAEYTYSKMKLGRIHGKLSFLGNRLKVLTIVRQPPPDDGRVHFGCWVTLEDDETGDEFIYRIVGPDETNLELGYISAESPMALALLGKELDDEVVVARPKGDLNATLVEIRVSAKSD, encoded by the coding sequence CTGGGCACTCGAACACGCAAGAGACCGGACGAATCGCGTAAGCCTGGTCAGATCACGCCCGACGGCTACGCGGCGCTTCAGCGGCAATCCGAGGAGCTGTGGAAACAGAGCCGTGTCGTGGCGGACGCCGTCGCGGTTGCGGCGGCGGAAGGTGATCGCTCCGAGAACGCCGAGTACACCTACAGCAAAATGAAGCTCGGTCGGATCCACGGCAAGCTCAGCTTCCTCGGCAACCGCCTGAAAGTCCTCACCATCGTCCGGCAACCACCACCGGACGACGGCCGCGTGCATTTCGGATGCTGGGTGACCCTCGAGGACGACGAGACTGGCGACGAGTTCATCTACCGAATCGTCGGCCCGGACGAGACCAACCTCGAACTCGGATACATCAGCGCCGAGTCTCCGATGGCGCTCGCCCTCCTCGGAAAGGAACTCGACGACGAGGTCGTCGTGGCCCGACCCAAGGGAGACCTGAATGCGACGCTCGTCGAGATCCGCGTCTCCGCCAAATCCGATTGA
- a CDS encoding ArsC/Spx/MgsR family protein → MNDPLDQTTLERFLDLLPNPPADLVRKDKNFKALGLNEDDYQTREQVIALLLEHPKLMQRPVILRGERAVIARPSENVLELLD, encoded by the coding sequence ATGAACGACCCTCTCGACCAAACCACCCTCGAGCGATTCCTCGATCTGTTGCCGAACCCTCCCGCCGACCTGGTGCGGAAGGACAAGAACTTCAAGGCACTCGGCTTAAACGAAGACGACTATCAGACACGCGAGCAGGTGATCGCCCTACTTCTCGAGCATCCAAAGCTCATGCAGCGACCCGTGATCCTACGCGGCGAGCGAGCGGTCATCGCGAGGCCGTCGGAGAACGTCCTCGAGCTTCTCGACTGA
- a CDS encoding DUF2157 domain-containing protein, producing the protein MSGEQRRAILVRTDESEPEAQISGTTWLAILAGLLALAGISLLIATNWEQIGPEVRIAAFRVLLGAIGEGAVRAQSRAVALAVSLEIIWLILPLLGIGLYAQTFQLSGNSIASFLVWLVLTAPLAWRSAHPIVPTRHTGSPVAVLLTGSFFSWGPLYLRGDPGVMAWAL; encoded by the coding sequence ATCAGCGGTGAGCAACGCCGCGCGATTCTGGTCCGCACAGACGAATCCGAACCCGAAGCACAAATTTCGGGCACCACCTGGCTGGCGATTCTCGCCGGCCTGCTCGCCCTCGCCGGAATCTCGCTCCTCATCGCGACCAACTGGGAACAGATCGGTCCCGAGGTGCGCATCGCGGCGTTCCGCGTGCTCCTCGGCGCGATTGGGGAGGGGGCGGTCCGGGCGCAGTCGCGTGCTGTAGCTCTTGCCGTCTCGCTCGAGATCATCTGGCTGATTCTGCCGCTCCTCGGGATCGGACTCTACGCACAGACGTTCCAGCTCTCGGGCAACTCGATCGCGTCGTTCCTGGTGTGGCTGGTGCTAACGGCGCCTCTCGCGTGGCGAAGCGCCCATCCAATCGTGCCGACGCGCCATACCGGGTCGCCCGTCGCGGTTCTTCTCACCGGCAGTTTCTTCTCCTGGGGACCGCTTTATCTGCGAGGAGATCCGGGGGTCATGGCCTGGGCGCTGTAG
- a CDS encoding efflux RND transporter periplasmic adaptor subunit produces MNKKLVLPLAVLGASAAIAGVLLSTSSPVESRPAERLIRAVRTVPVEMETVSLDVRSQGTVAPHAESELIPEVSGPVVWTSPALVSGGYFKEGEPLLRIDRADYEAAVSRARAMLARAEGEHEHGQKALQRQQDLAKRSIASDSELNDAERVARVAAAGLDEARVALDQAERDLSRTEIRAPYTGRVRTEQVDVGQFLSRGQPFAKAYATDFVEVRLPIADSQLAFLDLPYWGDPTAAAGELPSVTLRAKFAGREHSWQGRIVRTEGEIDAKSRLVNVVARIDNHRGGAQSPLPVGLFVQAQIEGRRADDIVIIPRQALDGPGRVLVVDQDDRLRFRDVEVLRIAGEDALIAKGLAPGERVCVSLVQAPVEGMQVRAVEDAEAAAGARS; encoded by the coding sequence GTGAATAAGAAGCTCGTTTTACCGCTGGCGGTTCTCGGTGCGTCGGCGGCGATCGCTGGTGTGCTGTTGAGCACCAGCAGCCCGGTTGAAAGCCGGCCGGCCGAGCGTCTCATCCGGGCCGTGCGGACGGTTCCCGTGGAGATGGAGACGGTGAGTCTCGACGTGAGGTCGCAGGGGACGGTCGCGCCGCACGCCGAGAGCGAACTCATCCCTGAGGTTTCCGGGCCGGTCGTCTGGACGTCCCCCGCGCTCGTCTCTGGCGGGTACTTCAAGGAGGGCGAGCCCCTTCTGCGCATCGATCGCGCCGACTACGAGGCGGCGGTGAGCCGTGCTCGAGCCATGTTGGCGCGTGCTGAGGGAGAGCACGAACACGGGCAGAAGGCCCTCCAGCGCCAGCAGGACCTCGCCAAGCGAAGCATCGCGAGCGACTCCGAATTGAACGATGCAGAGCGCGTGGCCCGGGTCGCCGCGGCCGGGCTCGACGAGGCACGGGTGGCTCTCGATCAGGCCGAGCGCGATCTCTCGCGCACGGAGATTCGCGCGCCCTACACGGGTCGGGTGCGCACTGAGCAGGTCGATGTCGGGCAGTTCCTGAGCCGCGGCCAACCGTTCGCGAAGGCCTACGCGACGGACTTCGTCGAGGTTCGATTGCCGATCGCAGATTCTCAACTCGCCTTTCTCGATTTGCCGTACTGGGGAGATCCGACCGCGGCGGCAGGCGAGCTGCCCAGCGTGACGTTGCGCGCGAAGTTCGCCGGCCGTGAGCACTCGTGGCAAGGCCGTATCGTTCGGACGGAAGGCGAGATCGACGCGAAGAGCCGGTTGGTGAACGTCGTCGCCCGGATCGATAACCACAGGGGCGGGGCGCAGTCGCCTCTCCCCGTAGGCCTCTTCGTTCAGGCGCAGATCGAGGGTCGACGCGCCGACGACATCGTAATCATTCCGAGGCAGGCGCTGGACGGTCCCGGCCGGGTTCTCGTCGTCGATCAGGACGATCGGCTTCGGTTCCGCGACGTCGAGGTGCTCCGGATCGCAGGTGAAGACGCGCTCATCGCAAAGGGCCTCGCTCCCGGCGAACGGGTTTGCGTTTCGTTGGTGCAGGCTCCCGTCGAGGGGATGCAAGTCCGCGCCGTGGAGGATGCGGAGGCCGCCGCGGGCGCTCGTTCGTGA
- a CDS encoding efflux RND transporter permease subunit: MKSIVAWFVDNPIAANLLTVLLILGGLLTMRTIRQEEFPNIDSEVVRVTVPYLGAAPEEVSDAVCVRIEEAIAGTPGIDRYSSNASEGSCTVMIELIEGSDRSTIVGEIESKVDGISTFPVETEKPVVAYLVLTQDVIKIAISGAADEKTLKVLAQQMHDELVVLPEVSQVDVAYTRPYEISIEVPEQTLRQYGLTFDHVVEAVRASSMDLPGGSLKTEGGEILLRSEGQAYRREEFSSIAVLTRPDGSTVDLGDVAEIVDGFRDDDIRAYFDGEPAAVVQVNRVGEESILNIARAVHAYVGQARLRLPEGIVLTTWNDEAASLRGRVNALVGNAGGGLVFVLLVLALVLRFRLAMWVAAGIPIALLGALMLFPVFDFSISTIAVMGFILVLGIVVDDAIVVGERVFAFEQEGHSPRDAAVLGTTDVLIPVVFGVLTTIVAFAPLVVVPGRMGQFFGVLGGTVILCLILSLVEALLVLPSHLAHRSREAADDVPREGWSRLQDKVSGGLDRFVVNKYQPALDRVLEWRYLAMSIAVGVLIVTLGLFLSGRIGFQFFPGIEGDRIYATLTMPPGTPLARTEAAVRQLEDAALAIEADYRAEHGDSETLVVHTLSSIGRQSPRGGPSSVSTGGGTHLAQLRLELPSWNDRELTAGEIGARWREKVGVVPDAVELKFEAYSMHAGSPIGLVLSSSRPEDLVAASAELREALAGYAGVLDVSDSFRAGKEELRLKLLPEAEPLGITLNDVARQVRTAFYGAEVQRIQRGRDDVRVMVRYPADERRSLGNLESMWIRAPDGTEIPFAAVARAEPGRGFANIERIDGRPVVTVSADIDRSVASPEDVMAALRADVLPGLQSRYHGLQYGLEGEQRERAKALGGLAKAFGFAMLIIYALLAIPLRSYAQPFVIMLAIPFGAVGAVLGHAVMGWNLVFFSVLGIVALAGVVVNDSLVLVDFVNREVARGASVAEAARTAGAKRFRAIFLTSVTTFAGLAPLMVNASEATFFVVPIAISLAFGVLVATAVTLFLVPSGLLIVDDFHNWVGSVRENEEPGAPVETV; encoded by the coding sequence GTGAAGTCCATCGTCGCCTGGTTCGTCGACAATCCGATTGCGGCGAACCTGCTGACGGTTCTGCTGATTCTGGGTGGGTTGCTGACGATGCGCACCATCCGGCAGGAGGAGTTCCCGAACATCGATTCGGAGGTCGTGCGCGTCACCGTGCCCTACCTGGGTGCCGCGCCGGAGGAGGTTTCGGACGCGGTCTGCGTGCGCATCGAGGAAGCGATCGCCGGCACGCCCGGGATCGATCGCTACTCGTCCAACGCCAGCGAAGGCAGCTGCACGGTCATGATCGAGCTCATCGAGGGGAGCGATCGCAGCACGATCGTCGGAGAGATCGAGAGCAAGGTCGACGGTATTTCGACCTTCCCCGTCGAGACGGAGAAGCCCGTCGTTGCGTACCTCGTGCTCACGCAGGACGTGATCAAGATCGCGATCTCCGGTGCCGCCGACGAAAAGACCCTCAAAGTTCTGGCGCAGCAGATGCACGACGAATTGGTGGTGCTCCCGGAAGTCTCGCAGGTCGACGTCGCGTACACACGGCCCTATGAGATCTCTATCGAGGTTCCGGAGCAGACGCTTCGGCAGTACGGTCTTACGTTCGACCACGTCGTGGAAGCGGTGCGAGCCTCGTCGATGGACCTCCCCGGGGGGTCTCTCAAGACCGAGGGCGGAGAGATTCTTCTGCGGTCCGAGGGTCAGGCGTATCGGCGGGAAGAATTTTCGTCGATCGCGGTTCTCACCCGACCGGACGGGAGCACGGTCGACCTCGGTGACGTCGCGGAGATCGTGGACGGGTTCCGCGACGACGACATTCGCGCGTACTTCGACGGCGAGCCGGCCGCGGTGGTGCAGGTGAACCGGGTAGGTGAGGAAAGCATCCTCAACATCGCGCGCGCTGTTCACGCTTATGTGGGACAGGCACGACTGCGCCTCCCCGAAGGCATCGTGCTGACGACCTGGAACGATGAAGCGGCGAGTCTTCGCGGACGAGTCAACGCGCTCGTGGGTAACGCGGGGGGCGGACTGGTGTTCGTCCTGCTCGTACTCGCTTTGGTGCTGCGCTTTCGGCTTGCGATGTGGGTGGCGGCCGGAATTCCGATCGCTCTGCTGGGTGCGCTCATGCTCTTCCCGGTGTTCGATTTTTCCATCAGCACCATCGCCGTCATGGGCTTCATTCTCGTCCTGGGAATCGTGGTGGACGATGCAATCGTCGTCGGTGAGCGCGTTTTCGCGTTCGAGCAGGAGGGTCATTCGCCACGGGACGCGGCGGTCCTGGGTACGACCGACGTACTGATCCCCGTCGTTTTCGGCGTGCTGACGACCATCGTCGCGTTTGCGCCTCTCGTCGTCGTGCCCGGTCGGATGGGGCAGTTCTTCGGGGTTCTCGGCGGGACGGTCATCCTCTGCCTGATTCTCTCTCTGGTGGAAGCTCTTCTGGTGTTGCCCTCGCACCTCGCGCATCGGAGCCGCGAGGCGGCCGACGACGTGCCGAGAGAGGGGTGGTCGCGTCTGCAGGACAAGGTCTCGGGTGGACTCGACCGGTTCGTCGTAAACAAGTACCAGCCCGCGCTGGACAGAGTGCTCGAGTGGCGCTACCTCGCGATGTCGATTGCGGTCGGCGTGCTGATCGTCACCCTGGGGCTCTTCCTGAGCGGACGAATCGGATTCCAGTTCTTCCCGGGAATCGAGGGCGACCGAATCTACGCGACGCTCACGATGCCGCCGGGAACCCCGCTCGCGCGTACGGAGGCCGCCGTTCGTCAACTCGAAGACGCCGCGTTGGCCATCGAGGCCGACTACCGCGCGGAGCACGGCGACTCCGAAACCCTGGTCGTTCACACGCTGTCGTCGATCGGTCGTCAGTCCCCGCGTGGGGGGCCGTCCTCGGTCTCTACGGGTGGAGGGACGCACCTGGCGCAGCTGCGGCTCGAACTTCCGTCGTGGAATGACCGTGAACTCACCGCCGGAGAAATCGGCGCGCGGTGGAGGGAGAAGGTCGGCGTGGTTCCCGACGCCGTTGAACTCAAGTTTGAGGCCTACTCGATGCACGCGGGGAGCCCGATCGGGCTGGTCCTGTCGTCGAGCCGGCCGGAGGATCTCGTCGCGGCTTCCGCCGAGCTCCGCGAGGCGCTGGCGGGATACGCCGGTGTGCTCGACGTCTCGGATTCGTTCCGGGCCGGCAAGGAGGAACTTCGTCTCAAGCTGTTGCCCGAAGCCGAGCCGCTGGGCATCACCCTGAATGACGTCGCTCGCCAGGTGCGCACCGCGTTCTACGGTGCCGAGGTTCAACGGATTCAGCGGGGCCGAGACGATGTCCGCGTGATGGTCCGCTATCCCGCCGACGAACGGCGCTCGCTCGGGAATTTGGAAAGTATGTGGATTCGGGCGCCCGATGGGACCGAGATTCCGTTCGCGGCGGTGGCGCGGGCGGAGCCGGGTCGTGGGTTCGCAAACATCGAGCGCATCGATGGTCGTCCAGTCGTGACGGTCAGCGCGGACATCGACCGGAGCGTGGCTTCTCCGGAAGATGTGATGGCGGCTCTCCGCGCGGACGTCTTGCCGGGTCTCCAGAGCCGCTACCACGGACTCCAGTACGGGCTCGAGGGCGAGCAGCGTGAGCGGGCCAAGGCTCTGGGCGGGTTGGCAAAAGCGTTCGGTTTCGCGATGCTGATCATCTACGCGTTGCTCGCGATTCCCCTGCGGTCGTACGCGCAGCCCTTCGTCATCATGTTGGCGATTCCGTTCGGGGCGGTGGGCGCCGTTCTCGGGCATGCGGTGATGGGCTGGAATCTCGTTTTTTTCTCTGTCTTGGGGATCGTGGCCCTGGCTGGAGTCGTCGTGAATGACAGCCTCGTTCTCGTGGACTTCGTGAATCGTGAAGTCGCGCGTGGTGCTTCGGTTGCAGAGGCCGCGCGGACAGCCGGAGCGAAGCGCTTTCGCGCGATCTTCCTGACGTCGGTCACGACGTTCGCCGGCTTGGCACCGCTTATGGTCAACGCATCCGAAGCCACATTCTTCGTCGTTCCGATTGCGATCTCTCTTGCCTTCGGAGTGCTCGTCGCGACGGCGGTTACGCTGTTTCTCGTCCCGAGCGGCCTCTTGATCGTGGATGACTTTCACAATTGGGTTGGCTCGGTCCGCGAGAACGAGGAGCCGGGTGCACCGGTGGAGACCGTCTGA
- a CDS encoding dihydrodipicolinate reductase — MKSYRVVQWGTGNVGGEALRSILDAPHLELAGVRVYTKEKHGVDAGTLLGRDPVGVAATTRIEDILATDADCVSYMPRIADLDDVCRLLESGKSVVATPFLFYAHALPAADRDRVERACAAGGSSVCGMGIHPGFVGMVLPLALSGAVRRVDRITVQERANWDFYDSPRITFDNMRFGRDPEDATLAANPFARFNSDLFQQQIHMLGAGLDAGLDEVTEEQILVTAEEGFDVAAGHIAAGTVRGQRYRWCGLAGGVRRIEIEALWTLGPDYPEGWPRPKDGWTITIEGEPSLRSHFISLASFERKDATIEEHVHSADIVTAVQAIHAIPSLCDAPPGIRSPLDLPAPRSTLGFGASTRSA; from the coding sequence ATGAAGTCGTATCGTGTCGTGCAATGGGGAACCGGGAACGTGGGCGGGGAAGCCCTCCGGTCGATCCTCGACGCTCCCCACCTCGAGCTTGCCGGTGTCCGCGTGTACACGAAAGAGAAGCACGGGGTGGATGCGGGAACGCTGCTCGGCCGCGACCCGGTCGGCGTAGCGGCGACCACGCGGATCGAGGACATCCTGGCGACGGATGCCGACTGCGTCTCCTACATGCCCCGCATCGCGGACCTGGACGATGTCTGCCGCCTCCTCGAATCGGGGAAGAGCGTCGTCGCGACGCCCTTTCTGTTCTACGCGCATGCGCTCCCCGCGGCCGACCGCGATCGCGTCGAGCGGGCATGCGCTGCCGGGGGAAGCTCGGTGTGTGGCATGGGGATCCATCCGGGATTCGTGGGGATGGTTCTGCCTCTGGCGCTCTCGGGTGCGGTGCGCCGCGTCGATCGCATCACCGTGCAGGAGCGCGCGAACTGGGACTTCTATGACAGCCCCCGGATCACGTTTGACAACATGCGCTTCGGTCGCGACCCGGAGGACGCGACTCTCGCCGCGAATCCGTTTGCGCGGTTTAACAGCGATCTCTTTCAGCAGCAGATCCACATGCTCGGCGCGGGTCTCGACGCGGGACTCGACGAAGTGACCGAAGAGCAGATCCTCGTGACCGCGGAGGAGGGCTTCGACGTCGCCGCGGGACACATCGCGGCGGGGACGGTGCGCGGGCAGCGCTACCGCTGGTGCGGGCTCGCCGGTGGCGTGAGGCGCATCGAGATCGAGGCGCTGTGGACGCTCGGGCCGGACTACCCCGAGGGCTGGCCGCGGCCGAAGGACGGCTGGACGATCACGATCGAAGGCGAGCCGTCGCTGCGAAGCCACTTCATCAGCCTCGCGAGCTTCGAGCGGAAGGACGCGACGATCGAGGAGCACGTGCACTCCGCCGACATCGTGACGGCCGTACAGGCGATCCACGCGATCCCGAGCCTCTGCGATGCGCCGCCCGGCATTCGTAGCCCGCTCGATTTGCCGGCGCCTCGCAGCACCCTGGGCTTCGGTGCGAGTACGCGCTCGGCCTGA